GGAAGATGTCACGCTCAATGCCCGTACCATCCAGGCTATCCCGCTGCGTCTCACGCGCGTAATCCCTGGCCGCTTTGAAGTGCGCGGCGAGGTGTACATCACCAAGAAGGACTTTGCCATCATAAATGGTGAGCAAGAGAAGAAGGGGCTTCCCATATATGCAAACCCCCGCAACTTGGCGGCGGGAAGCATGCGTCAACTTGACCCTGCCCTGGTTGTCCAGCGGCGGCTTAGGTTTTTCGCGTACGCCGTTGCTGGTGAGCACGGCCTGGAGACGCATGCTGGTGAGCATGCTCTGGCGGCCGAGCTCGGGTTTCCTGTAGAGCCGCACAGTGTTCTGTGCGCCAGCATTGAAGAAGTGGAGCAGTTTTTGAACCAGTGGGAAGAGAAGCGGAAGGGCCTCCCTTACCAAACTGATGGCGCAGTGGTGAACATCAACGATGAAGCTGTATTTGAACGGCTCGGTGTAGTAGGTAAGGCGCCCCGCGGGGCCGTGGCCTTTAAGTTTTCGGCTGAACAGACGACAACTATTGTTAAGGATATTACCCTTCGCGTGGGGCGGACGGGTGCCATTACCCCTACGGCCGAATTTGAACCAGTCCGTTTGGCTGGTACAACAGTTGCCCGTGCCACCCTGCATAATGCTGATGAAATTGCCCGCAAGGACATCCGCATAGGTGACACCGTCATTATCCAAAAGGCAGGGGACATCATCCCTGAGGTCATTGAGGTGGTGAAAAGCCTCCGTCCCGATGACACGAAGCCGTTTCATTTCCCTAAGGAACTCTCCGGGGTGCCAGTTATCCGTCGCGACGGTGAGGCTGCACATTACGTAGATGTCAGCGCCCTGACAGCGGCAGACGACCAGAGCGGCGCAGTTGTCCTGGATGACATCCTTAAGCGCAAGTTGGAACACTTTGCGAGCAGGGGAGCTATGGATATTACGGGGCTCGGCGAGAAGGTGTGTGCCCGCTTGGTGGACGCTGGATTGGTGAGCTCTTTTGCTGACCTGTACGGAGTTTCTAAGGAGCAGCTCCTTACCGTAGAAGGCTTTGCCGACTTGTCTGCCGAGAACCTGGTGCAGGCCATTGCGGAAAGCCGCAACCGCCCGTTTGCCAAGCTGTTGTTTGGCCTAGGAATCCGCCATGTAGGCGCCGAGACTGCCATTACCATTGCTAACGAACTGGTTGAGCGCGGGCGCATGATGGGGAACGACGAGCTGCTCTTTGAGGAGGCGGTGGCTATCCTGCGTGCAATGACGCCTGAGGCATTCAATGCGCTTCCTGACGTTGGCCCGGTAGTGGGACAGAGTCTCTACGATTATTTCCAGAATTCCCATGAGCAAACAGTTTTGGACCAGCTCATTGCGGCAGGGATGCGGGCACCTTTGGTCATTCCAAAGCAGAAAGCGGGAGGAGCCTTTACGGGCAAGACGGTGGTACTTACCGGCACTCTGGACAACTACAGCCGTGAAGAAGCAGGTGAGCTTATCCGGGCTGCGGGTGGGAAAATTTCCAGCAGCGTAAGTAGCGAGACTAGTTACGTTTTGGTGGGGGACAAGCCTGGAAGCAAGTTGGCGAAGGCCGAACAATTGGGCGTTGCAGTGCTGGACGAAGAATCATTCAGCGCACTGCTCGCGGGGTAATTTTGCTTCAGATGCAATCTGGTCTGTCCCTGTAAGTCCTGCTACCATAACCTTATATGTCAGAACTCTCCCGCTCCGATATCCAGCACCTGTCCCGCCTTGCCCGCCTCAGCCTTACGGAAGAGGAGTACGAGCGGTACGCAACCCAGCTTACCCAGGTGGTGGGCTATGTTGACCAACTCTCTTCGGTGGACACGAGCCATGTGGAATCCCGCGTGGGAGTGACTGGACTCACCAATGTGATGCGTGCCGATGTCCCGGTGGAGTCAGACTTCAACTTGGATTTGGCGCTTTCTGCTGCCCCACGCCGTGACGGCGATTATATTGAAGTACGTGCTGTACTGGGCGGGGAAACGGAGTCTGCCTAATGGCCAAGCCTCTCTATACCCTTACCATTGAAGAAGCGGCCGCGGGGCTGGCAGCTGGTGAGTATACCTCCCTGGAATTAACGGAAGCCTGTCTTGCCCGGATTGCTGACGTTGAGCCTAAAATCAACGCTTTTGTGACCGTGCTTCCAGACCTCGCCCGCGCCCAGGCAAAAGAAAGTGACGAACGCCGCGCTGCAGGCAAAACCTGTGGTACTTTGGATGGCATCCCCTACACCTTGAAAGATGTCTATGCTACGAGTGATTCGCCAACCAGCGCCTCTTCCCACATCCTTGAGGGATGGGTCGCGCCGTACAGTGCCACCGTCTATCGCAAGCTCCGGGAGGCAGGCGCAGTTATTTTAGGCAAGACAAACACCGATGAATTCACCATGGGTGTTTCCACCGAAACATCGTATTTTGGTGTTACCCGCAACCCGTGGGATACCGAGCGGGTGAGTGGTGGTTCCTCTGGTGGTCCTGCTGCTTCTATGGCAGCCCACATGGGACTCTTCTCCATTGGTACGGACACGGGCGGTTCCATCCGTCAGCCTGCTGCCTTTTGTGGTATCGTTGGCCTTCGCGCAACCTATGGGCGTGTTTCCCGTTGGGGTGAAATTCCAATGGCTAGCTCCTTGGATCAGACCGGCCCTATGACCAAAACAGTGCGCGATGCCGCCATTGTCTTGGGCGTGCTTGCCGGCCATGACCCGTATGATGCCACCTCCTCACCACTTCCAGTGCCAGACTACGTAGCGGCCCTCCCTCAAGGTGACCAGCCGCTCAAAGGCCTCCGCGTGGGCATCCCCACCGAGTACTTTGGCGAAGGGGTCACACCAGAGGTAGAACAGCTTGTACGGGAAGCCATCGCCGAAATTGAGAAGCTGGGCGCAGAGGTGAAAGAAGTTTCTTTTCCCGATGTCTCACACGCTCTCGCTGCGTACTACATCATCAACCCGGCAGAAGTTTCTTCCAACATGGCCCGCTACGACGGCATCCGCTATGCCCACTCCATTGAGCGCGAGGAAGAACACGAAAGCCACTCGCTCTACGACATTTACGCCAAGACCCGCGCCTCTGGGCTAGGTGCAGAAGTGAAGCGGCGTATCATGTTAGGCACCTATGTCCTTTCTTCCGGTTACTACGACGCCTACTATAAAAAGGCAGAGGCGGTGCGCGTTGCCCTTTCCCAAAAGTTCACAGAGATCTTCAAAGAGGTTGATGTCCTTGCGGCGCCCGTTTCCCCTCATACTGCCTTTAAAATTGGCGAGCAGGTAAATGACCCGCTAGCCATGTATAAAGAAGACATCCTCACCGTGCCGGTTAACATTGCGGGACTGCCGGGAATGAGTGTGCCGTGCGGGTTTGCCAAAGGGCTTCCCGTTGGCCTGCAACTTATTGCCGAGCGGTTCAACGAGGAAGCAATTTTGAACGTTGGGGCAGCCTATCAATCCGTAACAGCGTTTCACGCCGAACAGCCTAACCTTTAGCTTATGAAACAATCCACCCTCGCCATATTGGTTGGAATCATCCTTATCCCTGTAGTGGCGCTTATCATTAGCTTCCAGGGCAAAGAGAAGAAGCCTGAAGTTGAAGTAACCAACACCCCTAACAACGAAAACGTGCAAAACGCAGCCGACCTCAAAGACCCAGAAGACGTAGTGACCGCCAAAAAGGTAGTCCTCAATACGAGTAAGGGCGATATCACCATCAACCTCTTCCCAGACGAGGCGCCAAAGACTGTGAAGAACTTTGTGACCCTAGGGAAGCGTGGTTACTACACCGGCACCTATTTCCACCGTATTATTAAGGATTTTGTCATCCAAGGCGGCGACCCAACCGGTTCCGGCCGTGGTGGTGAGAGTATCTTTGGCGTTCCGTTCCCTGACGAGATTAACAGTCATAAGATTGTGAAAGGCACTGTCGCCATGGCTAACGCCGGCGTAGGTACCAACGGCAGCCAGTTCTTCATTGTGACCAAGGCTGAACAGCCGAGCCTAGACGGGAAGCACACTGCGTTTGGCCAGATTGACCCTGCCTCCCAGGGCGTGGTTGATGCCATTGCCTCAGTTGCAGTGAACGACCCCGACCAGGGCACCCCAGTAAATACCGACGAAGTAAAAATCACCGGTTTCGGATTCGGAGAATAAATGGCCCGACGTCCCCAAGGTACTCCTGAACAACGAGCGGTAGAGAGCGTACTGTCTACGCTCTGGGCCCTTTTGACATTGCCTTTCAAAAACAAGGCAAAGGGGATTGATACCCATACCGCCAACGAGATTGCCCGCCACTGGGGGACGGTTTTGGAAATGGTAAGCAGCCCGGCCACAGAAGCAATGGCGGTAAGCGAGGCAGACAAACTGTTGGATGCCGCGCTTCAGGCGATGAACTACGGTGGCGGCAGCATGGCTGACCGTCTCCGTGGCGCCGAAGGCCGCTGGGGAAGGGAGCTCACCAATGAGGTGTGGAGGGCGCATAAGCTCCGGAACCAGATTGCCCACGAAATGGGGATGCGGTTGGCGCCGGGCCAGGCCCAAGTAGCCATCCGGACGTTTGCCACTGCACTCCGTAACTTGGGAGTATCCGTATGAGTACGCCGTACCGCATTATTGTAGGGTTGGAAATCCACGTGGAACTGGAAACGGCCACCAAAATGTTTTGCCGTTGCAAAAACGACCCCTTCCACGCAGACAAGCCAAACACCCACATCTGCCCAGTTTGCCTAGGACTTCCTGGTGCACTCCCGGTGGCCAACGAAGAGGCGATTAGGAAATCTATCCTGGTTGGCCGTGCTTTGGGTTGCAGTATTGCGCCGCTCTCCAAGTGGGACCGCAAGCACTACTTTTACCCAGACCTGCCAAAGGGGTACCAGATTTCTCAGTCTGATATGCCACTCTGCGAGGGTGGTGAACTTCTTCTCCTCGACCAAAAAGGGGAGGTGGAAAGCCGTATTAGTTTTGAGCGAGCGCACTTGGAAGAAGATGCGGGCAAACTTATGCATGGTGCAAAGAAAGGGTATAGCCGTGTTGATCTGAACAGGGCCGGTGTCCCCCTCCTGGAAATGGTTTCCAAGCCGGACATTACGTCCGCTGCCCAGGCGCGCCGTGTCCTCCAAGAGCTGCAGCTTCTTGTCCGGACGCTTGGCGTCTCCACGGCAGACATGGAAAAAGGGCAGATGCGTGCTGATGTGAACATTAACATTGCCTTTGAGCATGAAGGCGTAGAAGTCCGCACCCCTATTACCGAGGTGAAGAACGTAAACTCTACGCGGGCGGTGGAGCGGGCAATCATCACCGAATCCCAGCGTCACTACGACGAGTGGATGGCTAACGGGCCAATCCGTACCCGGACATCTAAAATTACCGCTGGCTGGGATGAGGATACAGAGTCCGTCAATGTGCAGCGCGCCAAAGAAGGTTCGGCAGACTACCGGTACATGCCAGAGCCAGACCTGCCACCAGTGGCGGTGCATGAAATTGAACGCCTGAACCCAGAGCATATGCTTCTGCCTGCCCTGCCTAATGACATTCGGAAAGAATACCTGGGCAAGGGCCTTGTAGCTGCTGATATTGAACTTCTCTTTGAGCAAAACCAGCGCATGCTGCAGTCGCTGCGGGAGCTGGAAGCGGGTGGGATGCCCGCCAAAGAAGCGGCCAAGTGGCTTATTCAGGTCCCAGGCAGTGAGCAGCTTTCAGCGGCTCACTTGCAAGAAGTGAGTGCCGCTACGTCCGGCGGGTCAGTTTCCTTTTCTGCTTTGAAACCCCTTATCCCGGAACTTGCCGGGTACCTGCGTGATGGGAAAAGTGTCCAGTCGTTCTTTGAGGCCAAGCAACTCCTACAATCTCACGACGACGGCGTGGTACAATCAGCAATAGCAGAAGTGATGAGTGAAAATCCGCAAGCTGTTGCAGACTTCCAGAGTGGCAACGAGCGCATCCTTGGTTTCTTTGTTGGCCAGGTCATGAAAAAGTGTGCTGGGAAAGCACAGCCTGCCCGGGTCCAAGAAGCGGTGCGCAAAGCGTTAAGTATATAAAGGTATAGGGTATGGCGAACGAGGGGCAAGACACATCATCCAAGCCGGAGGCACCGGCAGCTTCAAAGGTGGACACTACGGTTCCGCCAGCCAATGACGTGCAGGCGAATGAGCCCGTGGTGGAGGAAATCCCGCCACACGAAGGTGTAAAACCAGAAGAGAAAAAAGACGCCAAAGAAAAAGGCCCACGCAAGAAGCGAAGGGTCTGGGTGTGGCTTTTGGCAATTATCCTTATCCTTGGGGTGAGCGGGGTGGCTGCCTGGCAGTTCGGCTGGTACAAGCCAGTTTATGACAAAGTGTATGCAGCCTCCGTCAGCTTTAAGGTACGGGAAGATGACAAGTATGCGCTCGAAGGCGTTTCCTTGGCATTCCGTGACAAAACCTATACTACCGACGCTAGTGGCCAGGTGAATATCACTGGGGCTGTGGCGGGTGACTGGCCCATTTCTATCGCGAAGGATGGGTATGTTCCCTACACGGCTACTGTTACTTTGAAGCGGGGGGACAATGGTTCCCTTTCCGTTTCCCTCAAGAAAGAGACAGCCAAAGTCTATTCCGTCAAAGGCTTGGTTACAGACTACGTGAGCGCCCTTGCCTTGAGTGAGGTCCAAGTAAGCCTTGGTGGCAAGAGTGCCAAGACTGCAGCTGACGGGTCCTTTACCGTGGATGACCTGGTGGCCGGTGAGTTTAAGCTAACTCTCAGCAAAGCCGGGTTTACTACAGTAGAAGTGCCACTTACCGTCTCTCCCACTACTGATGTTGCAAAAGTCTCCATGGTACCCACGGGGAATGTTTTGTATGTCTCTAACCGCGACGGGAAGCGTTCCATGTACGTGGCGAAATACGACGGCAGTGGCGAGCGCCAGCTGGTAGCGCCAGTGGCCGGCACGGAAGACTTTGGCCCAAGCGTTTCTCCTGATGGAAAGCGTGTGGTCTTCTCCTCAACCCGTGACAAAATTCCCAGTACTTTTAACGGCCGCTACCTCTCACGCCTCTACGTGGTGGATATCGACGGTAAAAACCTGAAGAAAGTAAGTGACGATGTAAGCCCTGCTGCGGTCACATGGTCCGCGAACAGCGGGTTCATCTACTTTGAAGCGTACAAAGACTCCAAGTTGAGCGAGTATGTCCGACGTTTCTACGACGTAAGCAAGGCGAACACCTTTGAGCTGGGGGAAACGTCCAGCGGGGCCTACATGATGGGGACTGCCACCAAGGCCATTTATTCCGTTTCGCGGAACACAGAAGGCTACAACTACGTCTATGACATTAAGTCGGTAGATTTCGTGAGCGGTGAGCGCCGCACGATCATAAGTGACATTGAAGACCTGCTCACTAGTGAGCCAATGGAATTTGTTTCCGACGATACTGCATTCACATACGAAACACAGGATGGCAACGGGCGTAAGCGGTACCAAGCCGATTTCCAATCTGGTGAAAAGAAAGAGATTTCCTTAAAGCAAGACGCCGAGCGCGCATACTCCGTGAGCCCAGACGGCACACGTAAGGCCTTCATTGAAACCCGCGACGGTAAGAACGATATCTACACCGTGAACAACGCAGGGGTTGATGAACGTCGCATCACTACCTTTGGGGTGGTAAGCGCCTTGGCCCCTATTACCTGGGATACCACCAGCCGGTACATTACGTTTGCCGTGGTACGGGAAGGTGAGAATGGTATCTATATTGTTTCTGCCGCAGGAGGGGAGGTGCGCAAGATTGTAGACTTCACCCCAGACAGCGAGCCGGTCCCCTACTACTAAGTCACCCCAATGGTTTCAACGCTCGATATCCTGTATATTGTTCTGGCTTTCTGCAGCGTGATGCTGACCGTCATTCTTGTTGTGCTTGGGATAGAGGTCATTGGCGTTGTGCGCGATGTCCGTCGCATCTCCAATAACATAGAGCACATTGCGGGAATGGTGGACCGGGTGGCCATGGTAGTATTCCCCGGCATAGAGCGCATGGCAAAAGGGGCCGAGAGTATTGAAAAGACCGTAGGCTCTTTCTTGAAGAAGAAGGCCGACATGATAAGTAAACGTTAGGCATGGAAGACGATATGTTCATTGGGCGGCGAAGGTCCGCCAGCCAGCTAGGAATGATTGTTGTCCTTACGGTGATCAGCCTTATTGCCGGCCTTGTAGGCGGAGCAACTGGTTACGTGGTCATTGCGGACAGCGATTCTTCATGGGCGCGTACTATCCGTAGCCAGCTAGGAATTAGTGGCGACAGCCCGCTTACCGTAGCAACCCGCCGCAGCGTCCGCCTGGAAGAAAGCTCTGCCGTCATTGATGCCGCTGAGAAAGTCTCCCCGGCAGTGGTCTCCGTTACCGCCAGTCAGCAAGTGGCAGACTTCTTTGGACGGGTCTCTGACGAGGAAGTAGGCGGGGGAACGGGCTTTATCATTACTAGCGACGGCCTGATTGTCACCAACAAGCACGTGGTGGCGCAGCAGGCTACCTACAAGGTCATCCTGAACGACGGGCGCATCTTCGATGCAAAAATCCAAGCCATAGACCCGCTCAACGACTTTGCGGTACTTAAGATTGATGCCAAAGATTTGCCAACGGTAGAGCTTGGCTCAAGCGATGCCTTGGAGATTGGGCAGTATGTCATTGCGGTGGGGAATGCCTTGGGTGAATTCAATAACTCTGTGACCCTGGGTGTGGTGTCTGCCAAAGACCGGAACCTTACCGCGGAGAACGAGAACCTAAGCGACCTTATCCAAACTGACGCCGCTATCAACCCTGGCAACTCGGGTGGTCCTCTTGTAAACCTGGAAGGCCAAGTGGTTGGTATTAATACCGCCATTGCCAGCAACGGTTCGGGCGGATCCATTGGCGTAGGGTTTGCCATTGCTATAGACAGCCTGAAGAGCGTGGTGGATTCTGTACGCAAGACGGGTGAAATTGTTCGGCCATACTTAGGCGTAAGGTATGTGCCAATTACCAAGGCGGTAAAGCAGGCCAACAGCCTCTCGGTGGACTACGGCATCTTGGTTGTCCGTGGCTCAAGCGTTTCCGACCTCGCGGTCGTACCAGACAGCCCGGCAGCAAAAGCAGGAATCCTGGAGAATGACATTATCCTGGAAGTGAATGGCGAGCGTATCGATGAGAACAACCCGCTTACCCGCCGTATGCAAAAGTACGAGGTAGGTCAGGAAATCTCACTCAAGGTTATCCGTGCCGGCCAGGAACAGACTATCAAGGCGACACTCGAACGGCTCCCTGCCTCTTAGTCAGGTTCCCATTCAGGAAAGACTTCTGGTTACTCAGAAAAAGAGCCTCGGTATTCCGGGGCTCTTTTGTTGTTGCAGGGCATTTGTTAGAACTAGGTAACGCTCACGCGAAATGAACCTTGGAGGTGATATGTGCTACGTAATGGTTATAAGTTACTTCTAGAGGGCAGACCGCCTCTCTCAACGTTCTCACTCTTTCCAGTCACGGGACCTTGGGCAGAGTACTACGACTTTGAATTCCCCCTTTTTGAGGAAGTAGGAAACGAGCTCCTTCTTTACTGGTACGACGACCTGGAAATGTCCGAGCCCCTGGTAGCCTGTATTGTGCACCGCGGGTACTCCCTTTTTTCGGACAGCGACCCTGCGGACTGGTGCTTTGCTAAGAAGCTGCAAATACGCAACACGGTGCAGCATCTGCGCACCATTGTTACGGCTTGCCCTCAGGTGCCAACCAGTACACAGTCAGAGCTTCTCCTGCATGCCCTGCGACTTCTCATCACAGGCGAGTACTTTGTTAACACCTGGAAGATTGAGACTGAGTCAAATGAGGATACTGGTTTCCTTTCATACTCTTCTTGGTTGGATAGGGCGTTTGGTGAGGTGAATCTCACCTCACCCTTACTTCCTCTTCATATCCAGACAATCATTGACGGGGCAAATGCCCTTTACCAATGGTCGCAGTGGCACACGCGCTACATGGTGGAAGAAGCGCTGGGTAAGCCAATGGCGCGAAAAGACCCGCACGAGGTGAGCCTCACTTCACGGGACCTTGAACGCGAAAGCAGGCAATTGGGGACACTTCTGGAGCTCTTTATGGAGCGCCTAGATGTTTTCCGGGCCCAGCTGGTTGAATACGAAGAGGGCTCATTCAGCTTCACGCTGCAAAATGACATGCTCCGTCTCCTGATGGTGAACAGCTTGCTGTTAGGGGAGGTGGAACGACTTCGCTACCTAATGACTATCGATCAGTGGATCAATAGTCGTAACCGAGACGAGCCTTAGGGCTCGTCTCATTTTTTGCCAAGTAGAATTGTTGCCTGCACAAAAGTATTAGCATACACCGAAGGTGTATTCAGGCATTTCTTCCTTTGGCGCGCTACTTTTTAGCGGGCAACAATTCTAATATTCTGTCGAGGCCGGCGTAGTCCTGGTGCACTGTACAAAGCTTATCGGGAAAGGCGGCAGTGGCCAGGGGAGTGATGGCGGTAGTTTGGGTATCACCATATTCAATAATGACCGCACCGCCTGCCTCTAAGTGAGTGGGTGCCTCAGCAAAAAAGCGGCGGTAGATATCCAAGCCGTCGGCACCGCCAAAGAGTGCCACATCAGGTTCGAAAAATACCACATCTGGCTGTGCACCTGTTTCTACCTGCCACGTAGTTTCTACGTAGGGGAGGTTGGCAATGATGAGGTCGAAAGGACGGGTGGTAATAGAGGAGTGGTCAAACAGGTCGGCTTCAATACATTTGAGGACAACCAAGTCTGTGCGGCTCCCCTTTCCTAAAATCTGCCAGTTTTCCTGGGCCTGCTCTAATGCCTCTGGTGCAATGTCGGTTGCGATTATGGTCGCGGGGATGCTTTGTGCTGAGAGTTCCAGGGCCAGGGAAATGGCAATTGGCCCTCCCCCGGTTCCCAGTTCCAAAATGCGCAGCGGGCAGGGCTTGCCCGTTGCTTTGAGGTGGCTTTGAAAATAGGGCACTGCCCATGCAAGGGCACGCTCTACGGCGCCCTCGGTTTCCGGGCGTGGGATTAAGGCGCGCTTGTCCGCCATGAAGCGGCGGCCATAGAATTCCTTGTAACCAACAATGTGGGCCACAGGTTCGTTGTTTTCCCGGCGGGTGAGAGAAGATTGGTATGCTTCTTCTTGTGCGGGCGTAAGTACCTGTTCCCCATGGGTATGGAGATGGCTACGGTCACAATCCAACACTGCCGCTAGGAGTACCTCGGCGTCGCGGAAGGAAATAGTGCGGTCTGATACGTTTAACGCTTCCGCAATGGTCATGCGGCGGCATTAGCTGACGCCTGTTCCCGGAGTTCGTCTTTGTGGGCACGAAGGAGGCTGGCGACAATATCGTCAATATACCCTTCCATAATATGGGGAAGGTTTGACCAAGACTCACCAATGCGGTGGTCGGTAATGCGGTCCTGAGGGAAGTTGTAGGTGCGGATTTTCTCGGAACGGTCCCCCGATCCAATTTGGGAGAGGCGGGTCTGGGCACGCTCAGAAGCGAGTTGCTGGCGCTTCAGCTCGTAGAGGCGGGCGCGGAGCACGGTCATGGCACGGGCTTTGTTTTTGGTTTGGGAGCGTTCGTCTTGGGACGTTACCACGAGGCCGGTGGGTTTGTGGGTGATGCGTACGGCAGAGTCCGTGGTGTTTACATGCTGTCCACCAGCGCCGCCTGAGCGGTAGGTATCAATTTGGAGGTCACCGTCGTGTACTTCCACATCGGCCTCTTCGGCTTCGGGAAGGATGGCCACCGTGGCAGCGGAGGTGTGGATGCGTCCAATCTTTTCGGTCTCAGGAACGCGCTGGACGCGGTGCACGCCACTCTCAAACTGGAGGTGGCGGTAAACGTCTTCACCGATAATTCCTGCAACCACTTCTTTCATGCCGCCTAGTTCAGAGCGGTTGAGCGTGGTGATTTCCACTTTCCAACCTTGGCGTTCGGCGTAACGGCTGTACATGCGGAAGATTTCGCCTGCAAAGAGCTCGGCTTCATCGCCACCGGTACCGGCACGGATTTCCAGGATGATGTTCTTGCTCTCATCTGGGTTATGGGGAAGGAGAAAGTCCTCGATTATTCCTTCAAGCTGAGTGATCTTTTCTTTCAGGGGTTCAATTTCGCCCTCGGCCATGGCGGCCATGTCTGCGTCATCGCTGCGCAGCATTTCTTCAGCTTCGGTGAGCTGTTTCAGGGCGATGGCGTACTCGTCTGCGGAACGCAAAAAGTCTTCCAGTTTGCGGTGGCGACGGCTAATCTCCGCCGCTTTTTCTGGAGCATCATATAAAGAGCTATCCTGAAGTTTCAGGGATAGCTCTTTATGTTCGGCGCGAAGCGCCTCAAGGGCACCGTGTAGCTTAGGCGTTTGCATTATCAGCCTCGGCTGTAGGGGCCTCTGGGGCCTTGGTGACAGCGCGGGCAGAAGCAGCCGCTTGGCGATCGGCAGCTTGCTGCTGGCGAGCGTTGAACTTGTCTACGCGTCCGGCCGTATCGATAAGTTTAGACTTACCAGTATAGAGCGGATGGCAGTTAGCACAAATCTCCACGCGAGTGTCGCCGGCTACTGTAGAGCCGGTTTCAAACGTGTTCCCGCAAGCGCAGGTTACCGTGATGGTGTGATACTGAGGGTGAATTCCTGTTTTCATGACCTGGGTACTCTACCTGATTCCGATAAAAAAAGAAACCCCTCACAGTGAGTGAGGGGTTTGGAACGAAAAGACTTAGATAAATTGTACCCAGAGCCTTTTTCCCATGTCATCCGGGTCGGGCCATTCGAAAGGCGTTCCCTGGTTAGCGGCTAGCTTTCTCAGGATGTCCTCTTCAAGGAAGAAGTCCACTTTCAGGTAGTGGCCAAAGTACTCGGGGTGTTTCTTTGGGCAGAAGGTTGCCCCGAGCAAGGTTCTGACCCCTTCGTGCTCCTTTACGACCACAAGCAGGGAGAATACGCTCTTCCGTCCACGGGTGGTGGGAGAAAGGCGTTTTCCTTGCAAGAAGGCGCGTAGGCGTTCGTGTAGGGGTGGCTGGACAGCCACTTTGTGCGAGAGCCGTGCCTGGACGATGTAAGAGGCGACATCTGGTAGGTACGGGTTACAATCTATGGGCTTTGCCACGCTCTCCATACCAATGGGGAGCGGGCTTTTGGTCATTGGATTCAAGTTTCACGCTCCACCCTCTGTTTGAGAGAGCTTAATCAATGCTTGCACGTTATAGGGTTTTCAGGTATAACTGTCAAGTATCTAAACAGTTATCCCCTCGCTGCGAGGATGCTCGTCACTCCTGCTAAATGGCCTCCGTTTAGTCCAGACGTGCATGTGAATCGCCAGCAGGAATTAAAGGAGTAAGGAAAACCTT
The nucleotide sequence above comes from Verrucomicrobiia bacterium. Encoded proteins:
- the ligA gene encoding NAD-dependent DNA ligase LigA, whose translation is EDVTLNARTIQAIPLRLTRVIPGRFEVRGEVYITKKDFAIINGEQEKKGLPIYANPRNLAAGSMRQLDPALVVQRRLRFFAYAVAGEHGLETHAGEHALAAELGFPVEPHSVLCASIEEVEQFLNQWEEKRKGLPYQTDGAVVNINDEAVFERLGVVGKAPRGAVAFKFSAEQTTTIVKDITLRVGRTGAITPTAEFEPVRLAGTTVARATLHNADEIARKDIRIGDTVIIQKAGDIIPEVIEVVKSLRPDDTKPFHFPKELSGVPVIRRDGEAAHYVDVSALTAADDQSGAVVLDDILKRKLEHFASRGAMDITGLGEKVCARLVDAGLVSSFADLYGVSKEQLLTVEGFADLSAENLVQAIAESRNRPFAKLLFGLGIRHVGAETAITIANELVERGRMMGNDELLFEEAVAILRAMTPEAFNALPDVGPVVGQSLYDYFQNSHEQTVLDQLIAAGMRAPLVIPKQKAGGAFTGKTVVLTGTLDNYSREEAGELIRAAGGKISSSVSSETSYVLVGDKPGSKLAKAEQLGVAVLDEESFSALLAG
- the gatC gene encoding Asp-tRNA(Asn)/Glu-tRNA(Gln) amidotransferase subunit GatC, with amino-acid sequence MSELSRSDIQHLSRLARLSLTEEEYERYATQLTQVVGYVDQLSSVDTSHVESRVGVTGLTNVMRADVPVESDFNLDLALSAAPRRDGDYIEVRAVLGGETESA
- the gatA gene encoding Asp-tRNA(Asn)/Glu-tRNA(Gln) amidotransferase subunit GatA, which encodes MAKPLYTLTIEEAAAGLAAGEYTSLELTEACLARIADVEPKINAFVTVLPDLARAQAKESDERRAAGKTCGTLDGIPYTLKDVYATSDSPTSASSHILEGWVAPYSATVYRKLREAGAVILGKTNTDEFTMGVSTETSYFGVTRNPWDTERVSGGSSGGPAASMAAHMGLFSIGTDTGGSIRQPAAFCGIVGLRATYGRVSRWGEIPMASSLDQTGPMTKTVRDAAIVLGVLAGHDPYDATSSPLPVPDYVAALPQGDQPLKGLRVGIPTEYFGEGVTPEVEQLVREAIAEIEKLGAEVKEVSFPDVSHALAAYYIINPAEVSSNMARYDGIRYAHSIEREEEHESHSLYDIYAKTRASGLGAEVKRRIMLGTYVLSSGYYDAYYKKAEAVRVALSQKFTEIFKEVDVLAAPVSPHTAFKIGEQVNDPLAMYKEDILTVPVNIAGLPGMSVPCGFAKGLPVGLQLIAERFNEEAILNVGAAYQSVTAFHAEQPNL
- a CDS encoding peptidylprolyl isomerase, which produces MKQSTLAILVGIILIPVVALIISFQGKEKKPEVEVTNTPNNENVQNAADLKDPEDVVTAKKVVLNTSKGDITINLFPDEAPKTVKNFVTLGKRGYYTGTYFHRIIKDFVIQGGDPTGSGRGGESIFGVPFPDEINSHKIVKGTVAMANAGVGTNGSQFFIVTKAEQPSLDGKHTAFGQIDPASQGVVDAIASVAVNDPDQGTPVNTDEVKITGFGFGE
- the gatB gene encoding Asp-tRNA(Asn)/Glu-tRNA(Gln) amidotransferase subunit GatB, which encodes MSTPYRIIVGLEIHVELETATKMFCRCKNDPFHADKPNTHICPVCLGLPGALPVANEEAIRKSILVGRALGCSIAPLSKWDRKHYFYPDLPKGYQISQSDMPLCEGGELLLLDQKGEVESRISFERAHLEEDAGKLMHGAKKGYSRVDLNRAGVPLLEMVSKPDITSAAQARRVLQELQLLVRTLGVSTADMEKGQMRADVNINIAFEHEGVEVRTPITEVKNVNSTRAVERAIITESQRHYDEWMANGPIRTRTSKITAGWDEDTESVNVQRAKEGSADYRYMPEPDLPPVAVHEIERLNPEHMLLPALPNDIRKEYLGKGLVAADIELLFEQNQRMLQSLRELEAGGMPAKEAAKWLIQVPGSEQLSAAHLQEVSAATSGGSVSFSALKPLIPELAGYLRDGKSVQSFFEAKQLLQSHDDGVVQSAIAEVMSENPQAVADFQSGNERILGFFVGQVMKKCAGKAQPARVQEAVRKALSI